GCGGCATCCCGTGTTCGGGCTTGTCCCGCTTGATCAATGGTTTTCATTTGTCGGGCTCCACGAAAAACGGCATGCGAAACAGCTGAAGCAGACCTTGAAAAAAATTAAATAAAGCTATATTCATAAAACTTATCACTTCATATAGTTTTAATGTAATTTACTTATGCACCGATTTTCGTTATGATAATAGATGGAGAAAAGATACTGATAGTGCCTTTTCATGAGAATAAAAGGAGGAACGAACATGGCAAACAGCAATTTGCACAACAGCCGCACATCATTTGAGCTGAATGGCAAAACGTACAATTATTATCGCTTGGCTGCTTTGCAGGAAGCAGGAGTCGCTGATATTTCACGTCTTCCATATTCCATCAAAGTTTTGCTCGAGTCCGTACTGCGCCAGCATGATGGTTATGTCATTACCGACGAACACGTAGAAGAACTGGCGAAATGGGGCGCCAATGCAAACAAGGAAGCGGAAGTGCCATACAAGCCTTCCCGTGTTATCCTGCAGGATTTCACAGGCGTTCCCGTTGTAGTCGACTTGGCTTCCCTCCGTTCAGCAATGGCTGAAATGGGCGGCGATCCGGATAAGATCAATCCGGAAATCCCGGTTGATCTCGTCGTTGACCACTCCGTGCAGGTAGACAGCTACGGAACACCGGAATCCATGAAAATCAACACGAAACTTGAATTCGAACGGAACAAAGAACGGTATCAGTTCTTGAACTGGGCACAAAAAGCATATGATAATTACCGCGCCGTTCCGCCGGAAACCGGTATCGTACACCAAGTGAACCTTGAGTACCTGGCGAATGTTGTTCATGCAATTGCAAATGAAGACGGCACTTTTGAAGCTTATCCGGATACGCTTGTTGGGACTGACTCACACACCACTATGATTAATGGTCTCGGCGTACTCGGCTGGGGTGTTGGGGGCATCGAAGCGGAAGCGGGCATGCTCGGACAGCCATCTTATTTCCCGATTCCTGAAGTGGTCGGCGTTAAACTGACAGGTGCACTGCCTGAAGGCACGACGGCAACTGACCTTGCGCTAAAAGTGACACAGACGCTCCGCAGCCATGGGGTTGTTGGCAAATTCGTGGAATTCTTTGGCCCGGGTGTACCGGCACTGCCGCTTGCTGACCGTTCAACGATTGCCAACATGGCACCTGAATATGGCGCAACTTGCGGTTTCTTCCCGGTAGATGAGGAATCACTAGATTATATGCGCCTGACAGGCCGTGACCCGGAACACATCGATGTGGTCAAAAAGTACTTGCAGGAAAATGGCATGTTCTTTGATCCATCTGTTGAACCGATCTACACGGATGTTGTGGAACTTGATCTTTCCGCGATCGAACCGAACCTGTCCGGGCCGAAACGTCCGCAGGATCTGATTCCGCTGTCACAGGTGAAGGAATCGTTCAATAAAGCGGTAACGGCACCGGAAGGGCCGCACGGTTTCGCACTTCCTGAAGAAGAATTCAACAAAACGGCTACAGTCGAGCTTGAAGACGGCCGCACAGCTGAGATGAAGACAGGGGCCTTGGCGATTGCAGCCATCACATCCTGTACAAATACATCGAATCCGTATGTTATGCTCGGATCTGGTCTTCTTGCGAAAAAAGCTGTTGAAAAAGGCCTGAAAGTTCCAGCTTACGTGAAAACATCACTGGCGCCGGGCTCAAAAGTCGTTACGGGTTACCTGCGTGACGCAGGACTCCAGGATTATCTGGATGAACTCGGGTTCAACCTTGTCGGTTACGGCTGTACAGTTTGTATCGGCAACTCCGGTCCGCTGCTGCCTGAAATCGAAAAAGCGATTATGGACAGTGATTTGCTTGCGACTTCTGTCCTTTCCGGTAACCGGAACTTTGAAGGCCGGATCCACCCGCTTGTCAAAGCGAACTACCTGGCTTCACCGCCACTCGTCGTCGCTTACGCACTTGCAGGAACAATGGATGTCGACTTGAATAATGATCCGCTTGGCCAGGACAAAGACGGCAATGACGTCTTCCTAAAAGACATTTGGCCGTCTACTGAAGAAGTGAAAGAGGCGGTTATGAGCACAGTTACGCCGGAATTGTTCCGTGAACAGTACGAGCGTGTATTTGATGAAAATGAAACTTGGAATGCGATCGAAACTTCCGAAGAAGCGCTTTATTCATTCGACGATGATTCGACGTACATCCAGAACCCGCCATTCTTTGCAGGTTTGACAACAGAGCCGGCTGATATCAGCTCGTTGAAAGATATGCGCGTGCTTGCGAAATTTGCGGATTCCGTTACGACGGACCACATTTCACCGGCAGGAGCGATCGGCAAAGATACACCGGCCGGTAAATACCTCCGTGAACACGGCGTGGAACCGCGTCACTTTAACTCTTATGGTTCCCGGCGCGGAAACCATGAAGTGATGATGCGCGGGACGTTCGCCAACATCCGGATCCGTAACCAGATTGCACCGGATACAACCGGCGGCTATACAACGTATTGGCCATCAGAAGAAGTTATGGCGATTTACGATGCAGCCATGAAATACAAAGAGGACAACACAGGTCTTGTCGTTCTTGCCGGTAAAGACTACGGCATGGGCTCATCCCGTGACTGGGCTGCAAAAGGCCCGTTCCTCCTCGGCGTTAAAGCGGTCATCGCAGAAAGCTATGAGCGGATCCACCGTTCAAACCTTGTGATGATGGGTGTGCTGCCGCTGCAATTCGTCAATGGCGAAAATGCCGATTCACTCGGTCTGACCGGACGCGAACAAATCAGTGTGAACATCACAGATGATGTTAAACCGCGCGATTTGCTGACAGTCACTGCGACTGCTGACGATGGCACGACCACTGAGTTTGAAGTACTGGCCCGTTTCGATTCCGAAGTGGAAGTGGATTACTTCCGTCACGGCGGAATCCTGCAGATGGTGCTTCGCAACAAAATGGCAACAGCTTAATAAATAGAGAAAAGGAAGCTGCCCAGTCGGGCAGCTTCCTTTTTTGTTCAGAGACCGACTGACAGCTCGCTGGTGAGCAAGAGACGGGGGATCGGCATCCAAGGGATGGGTATAACGAATAACACGGCGCTATGCCTCTTTCTATGCGCTCTGTGAAGAAAAAACGCAAACTATAGGGATATCATTCAATGGGACTGTAAGCAGCAGGACCTGTTTTTTTCGACCTCCTCCGGTATAATAAGTAGGTGAGGTGACAGATACGTGTTCATAAGCGAAAAAGAAATTGAAATCCGTTATGCCGAAAC
Above is a genomic segment from Planococcus lenghuensis containing:
- the acnA gene encoding aconitate hydratase AcnA, which codes for MANSNLHNSRTSFELNGKTYNYYRLAALQEAGVADISRLPYSIKVLLESVLRQHDGYVITDEHVEELAKWGANANKEAEVPYKPSRVILQDFTGVPVVVDLASLRSAMAEMGGDPDKINPEIPVDLVVDHSVQVDSYGTPESMKINTKLEFERNKERYQFLNWAQKAYDNYRAVPPETGIVHQVNLEYLANVVHAIANEDGTFEAYPDTLVGTDSHTTMINGLGVLGWGVGGIEAEAGMLGQPSYFPIPEVVGVKLTGALPEGTTATDLALKVTQTLRSHGVVGKFVEFFGPGVPALPLADRSTIANMAPEYGATCGFFPVDEESLDYMRLTGRDPEHIDVVKKYLQENGMFFDPSVEPIYTDVVELDLSAIEPNLSGPKRPQDLIPLSQVKESFNKAVTAPEGPHGFALPEEEFNKTATVELEDGRTAEMKTGALAIAAITSCTNTSNPYVMLGSGLLAKKAVEKGLKVPAYVKTSLAPGSKVVTGYLRDAGLQDYLDELGFNLVGYGCTVCIGNSGPLLPEIEKAIMDSDLLATSVLSGNRNFEGRIHPLVKANYLASPPLVVAYALAGTMDVDLNNDPLGQDKDGNDVFLKDIWPSTEEVKEAVMSTVTPELFREQYERVFDENETWNAIETSEEALYSFDDDSTYIQNPPFFAGLTTEPADISSLKDMRVLAKFADSVTTDHISPAGAIGKDTPAGKYLREHGVEPRHFNSYGSRRGNHEVMMRGTFANIRIRNQIAPDTTGGYTTYWPSEEVMAIYDAAMKYKEDNTGLVVLAGKDYGMGSSRDWAAKGPFLLGVKAVIAESYERIHRSNLVMMGVLPLQFVNGENADSLGLTGREQISVNITDDVKPRDLLTVTATADDGTTTEFEVLARFDSEVEVDYFRHGGILQMVLRNKMATA